Proteins from a genomic interval of Kitasatospora kifunensis:
- the dxs gene encoding 1-deoxy-D-xylulose-5-phosphate synthase — MSLLSSVHGPADLKRLPAHRMPELAQEIRDFLIEAVTRTGGHLGPNLGVVELSIALHRVFDSPRDRILWDTGHQAYVHKLLTGRQDFSRLRAKGGLSGYPSRAESEHDVIENSHASTVLGYADGIAKAHQIQGRTDRQTVAVIGDGALTGGLAWEALNNIAEAQDRPLVIVVNDNERSYAKTIGGLANHLATLRTTQGYERFLAWGKEALQRTPVVGQPIFEALHGAKKGFKDSFAPQGMFEDLGLKYVGPIDGHDIAAVESALRKARGFGGPVIVHCLTVKGRGYRPAELDEADRFHAVGAMDPYTCLPVSPSGGTSWTSVFGEEMLAVGVQRPDVVAITAAMLQPVGLAEFAKAFPKRIFDVGIAEQHAVTSAAGLATAGLHPVVAVYATFLNRAFDQVLMDVALHRLGVTFVLDRAGVTGNDGASHNGMWDMSILQVVPGLRLAAPRDAEQLKAQLREALEVADAPTVVRYPKGEVGSVIPAVEHLGGVDVLQRTRVPGRTGQDVLLVSVGSMAGACLDAAALLTADGLATTVVDPRWVKPVDPALVQLAAAHKLVVTVEDNGRAGGVGAAIAQALRDAEVATPLRDLGIPQEFLQHAGRGEIMEEAGLTGTGIAAQSAAFAKHLLPNRGVNEPRAS, encoded by the coding sequence ATGTCACTCCTGTCCTCCGTTCACGGACCAGCCGACCTGAAGCGCCTGCCGGCCCACCGGATGCCGGAACTGGCCCAGGAGATCCGCGACTTCCTGATCGAAGCCGTCACCCGCACCGGAGGCCACCTCGGGCCCAACCTCGGCGTGGTCGAACTCAGCATCGCGCTGCACCGGGTCTTCGACTCGCCGCGCGACCGCATCCTGTGGGACACCGGCCACCAGGCCTACGTGCACAAGCTGTTGACCGGTCGGCAGGACTTCAGTCGGCTGCGCGCCAAGGGCGGGCTCTCCGGCTACCCGTCGCGGGCCGAGTCCGAGCACGACGTGATCGAGAACTCGCACGCCTCCACCGTGCTCGGGTACGCCGACGGGATCGCCAAGGCGCACCAGATCCAGGGGCGCACCGACCGGCAGACCGTCGCGGTGATCGGCGACGGCGCGCTCACCGGTGGGCTGGCCTGGGAGGCGCTCAACAACATCGCCGAGGCCCAGGACCGCCCGCTGGTCATCGTGGTCAACGACAACGAGCGCTCCTACGCCAAGACCATCGGCGGCCTGGCCAACCACCTGGCCACGCTGCGCACCACCCAGGGCTACGAGCGCTTCCTGGCCTGGGGCAAGGAGGCGCTGCAGCGCACACCGGTGGTCGGCCAGCCGATCTTCGAAGCGCTGCACGGTGCGAAGAAGGGCTTCAAGGACTCCTTCGCCCCGCAGGGCATGTTCGAGGACCTGGGCCTGAAGTACGTCGGTCCGATCGACGGCCACGACATCGCCGCGGTGGAGTCCGCGCTGCGCAAGGCGCGCGGCTTCGGCGGCCCGGTGATCGTGCACTGCCTGACCGTCAAGGGCCGCGGCTACCGCCCCGCCGAGCTCGACGAGGCGGACCGCTTCCACGCGGTGGGGGCCATGGACCCCTACACCTGCCTGCCGGTCTCGCCCTCCGGTGGCACCTCCTGGACCTCGGTCTTCGGCGAGGAGATGCTGGCCGTCGGTGTCCAGCGCCCGGACGTGGTGGCGATCACCGCCGCGATGCTCCAGCCGGTGGGCCTGGCCGAGTTCGCCAAGGCCTTCCCCAAGCGCATCTTCGACGTCGGCATCGCCGAGCAGCACGCCGTCACCAGCGCCGCGGGCCTGGCCACCGCCGGTCTGCACCCGGTGGTCGCGGTCTACGCCACCTTCCTCAACCGGGCCTTCGACCAGGTCCTGATGGATGTCGCGCTGCACAGGCTCGGCGTCACCTTCGTGCTGGACCGGGCCGGCGTGACCGGCAACGACGGCGCCTCGCACAACGGCATGTGGGACATGTCGATCCTCCAGGTGGTCCCCGGGCTGCGACTGGCCGCCCCGCGTGACGCCGAGCAGCTCAAGGCCCAGCTGCGCGAGGCGCTGGAGGTCGCGGACGCGCCGACCGTGGTGCGCTATCCCAAGGGCGAGGTCGGATCGGTCATCCCGGCCGTCGAACACCTGGGCGGGGTGGACGTGCTGCAACGCACCCGGGTGCCGGGCCGCACCGGTCAGGACGTGCTGCTGGTGTCGGTCGGCTCGATGGCCGGTGCCTGCCTGGACGCCGCCGCGCTGCTCACCGCCGACGGCCTGGCCACCACGGTGGTCGACCCGCGCTGGGTCAAGCCGGTCGACCCCGCACTCGTCCAACTCGCCGCCGCACACAAGCTGGTGGTCACCGTCGAGGACAACGGGCGGGCCGGCGGGGTCGGGGCGGCCATCGCCCAGGCGCTGCGGGACGCCGAGGTGGCCACCCCGCTGCGCGATCTCGGCATCCCGCAGGAGTTCCTCCAGCACGCCGGGCGCGGCGAGATCATGGAGGAAGCCGGGCTGACCGGCACCGGGATCGCCGCTCAGAGCGCCGCCTTCGCCAAACACCTGCTGC